A single genomic interval of Asinibacterium sp. OR53 harbors:
- a CDS encoding twin-arginine translocation signal domain-containing protein: MKNKTVTQGTDRRNFIGAIATSAAAMGIGSLVTPFAAAASPTHNEMIGEADEWFSKLKGKHKIVFDVPAPHEIFPFAWPRVFLLTNQATGTPEKENNVVVILRHSGIPYAFEDRIWEQYKFGEMFKVDDPKTKAPAVRNPFWKPQPGDYKVPGIGSVDIGIDQLQESGVMFGVCDMAMTVYSSAMAQGVGKDPAEIKKDWMSGLLPGIQPMPSGVWAVGRAQEHGCAYCFVG; encoded by the coding sequence ATGAAAAACAAGACTGTTACCCAGGGTACAGATCGAAGGAACTTTATCGGAGCTATTGCCACGAGCGCTGCTGCGATGGGCATCGGATCTTTGGTCACCCCTTTTGCTGCTGCTGCCAGCCCTACCCACAATGAAATGATCGGCGAAGCCGATGAATGGTTCAGCAAGCTCAAAGGCAAACACAAGATCGTTTTCGATGTGCCTGCTCCGCATGAAATTTTCCCCTTTGCATGGCCCAGGGTCTTTCTGCTCACCAACCAGGCCACCGGTACACCGGAAAAAGAAAACAACGTAGTGGTGATCCTTCGACACTCCGGCATTCCTTATGCTTTTGAAGACCGCATCTGGGAACAATATAAGTTCGGGGAAATGTTCAAAGTAGACGACCCCAAAACAAAAGCACCTGCTGTTCGCAATCCCTTCTGGAAACCCCAGCCCGGAGATTATAAAGTGCCGGGTATAGGCAGCGTAGACATTGGCATCGATCAATTACAGGAAAGCGGTGTAATGTTCGGCGTTTGCGATATGGCCATGACTGTATACAGCTCCGCCATGGCACAGGGAGTGGGCAAAGATCCTGCAGAAATTAAAAAAGACTGGATGTCCGGACTGCTCCCCGGTATTCAACCCATGCCTTCCGGCGTATGGGCTGTAGGCCGCGCGCAGGAACATGGTTGCGCTTATTGTTTTGTAGGATAG
- a CDS encoding c-type cytochrome, producing the protein MHFFRSHITTLVSASVVMFSCRNNKQEPPTPVQAKTKKAAVWQAPDTSTIPHSPKGDMIRYGRELIAHTATYLGPKGSIRQQTNGMNCQNCHLDAGTKPWGNNYSGVYATYPRFRARSGNMETMVKRVNDCLSRSLNGKPLDSTCHEMKAILAYMQWLGRDVPKGKTPAGSGIKKLAYLNRAADPQKGKQVYETKCQRCHGADGQGIMQPDQSGYVYPPLWGPHSYNTAAGLYRLSHFAGYVKDNMPFGINYRTAELKDEEAWDVAAFVNSQPRPVAHFIKDWPVIASKPIDHPFGPYADTFSQQQHKYGPFGPIQQEQKLNIH; encoded by the coding sequence ATGCATTTTTTTAGATCCCACATCACTACGCTTGTATCGGCAAGTGTAGTGATGTTTTCCTGCCGTAACAACAAACAAGAACCGCCAACTCCTGTTCAAGCAAAAACAAAGAAAGCCGCCGTATGGCAGGCTCCTGATACCAGTACTATTCCCCATTCGCCCAAAGGCGATATGATCCGGTATGGCAGGGAGTTGATTGCTCATACTGCTACCTACCTTGGCCCTAAAGGAAGTATCCGTCAACAAACCAACGGTATGAATTGCCAGAATTGCCATCTCGATGCAGGCACCAAACCATGGGGCAACAATTACAGCGGCGTATATGCTACTTATCCCAGGTTCAGGGCCAGGAGTGGTAATATGGAAACCATGGTAAAGCGCGTGAACGATTGCTTATCAAGGAGCCTGAACGGGAAACCTTTGGATAGTACCTGTCACGAAATGAAAGCCATCCTCGCTTACATGCAATGGCTGGGACGTGACGTACCAAAAGGAAAAACACCTGCAGGGAGCGGCATCAAAAAACTGGCCTATCTCAACCGCGCCGCAGATCCGCAAAAAGGGAAACAGGTGTACGAAACCAAATGCCAGCGTTGCCATGGGGCCGATGGACAAGGTATCATGCAGCCTGATCAGTCTGGATATGTATATCCCCCGCTTTGGGGACCGCATAGCTATAATACAGCCGCAGGTCTTTACCGGCTTTCCCATTTTGCAGGGTATGTAAAGGACAATATGCCTTTCGGCATCAACTACCGGACTGCCGAACTGAAAGACGAAGAAGCATGGGATGTAGCGGCATTCGTTAATTCACAACCAAGACCCGTAGCACATTTTATCAAAGACTGGCCCGTGATCGCATCAAAACCCATCGATCATCCTTTTGGTCCTTATGCCGATACCTTCAGCCAGCAGCAGCATAAATACGGGCCTTTCGGTCCCATTCAGCAAGAACAAAAGCTTAATATCCATTGA
- a CDS encoding sensor histidine kinase: MLLPGFAFSFYPTWFFFPRLREFSMSEHMLATIICNNIFLVFFYYLNTLVLIPRLMVHERWLWYILSVAVCLAVFLYAPRAIATLFVQPEYIYQNNAFVRNPAFTGTPRMTRPPRWRPRTAADPYNTVLFLLVFAFGTCISITQRWLKTEQTRKETENEKLNTELSFLKSQVNPHFFFNTLNNIYSLAIVRSERTAPAVMKLSSIMRYILTETERDLVPLHNEVDFIHNFIELQQVRLTDKVKLDFAVEGSIDDMLIAPLVFIPFVENAFKYGVSTKETSSIDIRIHTEERKIFFTCVNYIVSSENNLTENTGIGINNVKRRLELMYPGKHILVTKEENRYYTVHLEITT, from the coding sequence ATGTTGCTGCCTGGGTTTGCTTTTTCTTTTTACCCTACCTGGTTTTTTTTCCCGCGACTGCGCGAATTCAGTATGAGCGAGCACATGCTGGCAACCATCATTTGTAACAACATTTTCCTGGTTTTCTTTTATTACCTCAATACCCTCGTACTCATTCCCAGGTTGATGGTCCATGAGCGGTGGTTGTGGTATATTCTTTCAGTTGCAGTCTGCCTGGCTGTATTCCTGTATGCTCCACGCGCCATTGCTACATTGTTCGTACAACCGGAATACATTTATCAGAACAATGCTTTTGTAAGAAACCCTGCTTTTACCGGAACACCCAGGATGACAAGGCCACCACGTTGGCGCCCCCGCACTGCTGCCGATCCCTACAATACAGTTCTTTTCCTCCTCGTGTTTGCTTTCGGAACCTGTATTTCTATCACCCAACGATGGCTCAAAACAGAACAAACACGTAAAGAAACAGAAAACGAAAAACTCAATACTGAGTTGTCTTTCCTGAAATCACAGGTAAATCCCCACTTCTTCTTCAACACACTCAACAATATCTATTCACTGGCGATAGTGCGCAGTGAAAGGACCGCTCCTGCAGTGATGAAGCTTTCCTCCATTATGCGGTATATCCTTACCGAAACTGAAAGGGACCTGGTTCCGCTGCACAATGAAGTGGATTTTATACATAACTTTATTGAGTTACAACAGGTGAGGTTGACAGATAAGGTAAAACTGGATTTTGCCGTAGAAGGATCAATAGATGATATGTTGATAGCACCGCTGGTTTTTATCCCGTTTGTAGAGAATGCGTTTAAATACGGGGTGAGTACAAAAGAAACTTCTTCTATTGATATCCGTATCCATACGGAAGAAAGGAAGATATTTTTTACCTGCGTCAACTATATTGTTTCATCGGAGAACAATCTCACCGAGAACACGGGTATAGGTATCAATAATGTTAAACGCCGGCTGGAGCTGATGTATCCCGGCAAGCACATACTGGTTACCAAAGAAGAAAACCGTTATTATACCGTTCACCTGGAAATTACTACCTGA
- a CDS encoding UbiD family decarboxylase, translated as MYISLESCLSDLERNGHLIRVKEEIDPYLEMAAVHLRVHEAGGPALLFENVKGSRFRAASNIFGTLDRSKFIFRDTLEKVQQLIALKNDPLKALKHPFSHIQTALAAAKAFPLKNPSSKPVLYEEVKLSDIPQVHHWVKDGGAFITLPQVYTEDVDQPGIMQSNLGMYRIQLSGNDYVPDKEAGLHYQIHRGIGVHQAKANQKGIPLKVSCFVGGPPAHTVAAVMPLPEGISEMTFAGVLGARRFRYIYRDGYCISTDADFVITGEVYPGENKPEGPFGDHLGYYSLTHPFPVMRVHKVYAKKNAIWPFTVVGRPPQEDTSFGQLIHEITGNAIPKEIPGVKEIHAVDAAGVHPLLLAIGSERYTPYMPVKQPAELLTIANHILGTGQLSLAKFLFIVADDTGHCSTHKVRDFMMYLLERIDLTRDVHFHTNTTIDTLDYSGASLNSGSKVVLAACGDIKRILDTTVPAPVKDIHIFSHPEMAMPGVLCLQAKPFVDYDTAQQEIEILNQQLQLHVDELNGVPIIILCDDAAFTAASMHNYLWVTFTRCNPSHDIYGIASFTLHKHWGCKGPLVIDARIKPHHAPPLEKDPATEKAIDRFFAKGGSLNGY; from the coding sequence ATGTATATTTCTCTTGAATCTTGTTTATCAGACCTGGAAAGAAACGGCCATCTTATAAGAGTGAAGGAAGAAATTGATCCTTACCTTGAAATGGCGGCAGTTCATCTTCGCGTGCATGAAGCGGGAGGACCGGCTTTATTGTTTGAAAATGTAAAAGGATCCCGTTTCAGGGCAGCATCTAATATTTTCGGCACACTGGATCGAAGCAAATTTATTTTCAGGGATACGCTGGAAAAAGTACAACAGCTGATAGCGCTCAAAAATGATCCGCTGAAAGCATTGAAACATCCTTTCAGCCATATTCAAACGGCGCTGGCGGCTGCCAAAGCTTTTCCTTTGAAGAACCCTTCTTCAAAACCTGTTTTATACGAAGAGGTAAAGCTATCCGATATTCCACAGGTGCATCACTGGGTCAAAGACGGCGGTGCTTTCATTACACTGCCGCAGGTGTACACCGAAGATGTGGATCAGCCAGGTATCATGCAATCGAACCTGGGCATGTATCGTATTCAATTATCGGGCAATGATTATGTGCCGGATAAAGAAGCAGGACTGCATTACCAGATACACAGGGGTATTGGTGTGCACCAGGCCAAAGCCAATCAAAAAGGTATTCCCTTAAAAGTAAGTTGTTTTGTTGGCGGACCACCTGCGCATACCGTGGCAGCGGTTATGCCATTGCCTGAAGGTATCAGTGAAATGACTTTTGCAGGTGTATTGGGCGCCCGCAGGTTCCGTTATATTTACCGGGATGGTTATTGCATCAGTACCGATGCCGATTTTGTGATCACGGGTGAAGTATATCCCGGCGAAAACAAACCCGAAGGACCTTTTGGTGATCACCTGGGTTATTACAGCCTCACGCATCCTTTCCCGGTAATGCGTGTACACAAAGTGTATGCGAAGAAAAATGCCATCTGGCCTTTTACAGTAGTAGGAAGACCTCCGCAGGAAGATACCAGCTTCGGGCAGTTGATCCATGAGATTACAGGCAATGCCATTCCAAAAGAAATCCCCGGTGTAAAAGAAATTCATGCGGTAGATGCCGCCGGCGTACATCCCTTATTGCTGGCCATTGGCAGCGAAAGGTACACGCCTTATATGCCCGTGAAACAACCGGCAGAACTGCTCACCATTGCCAATCATATACTGGGAACAGGCCAGCTCAGCCTCGCTAAGTTCCTGTTCATTGTGGCAGATGATACGGGGCATTGCAGCACACATAAGGTAAGGGATTTTATGATGTATTTGTTGGAACGGATAGACCTTACGCGCGACGTGCATTTTCATACCAATACCACGATTGACACACTGGATTATTCCGGAGCGAGCCTCAATTCCGGCAGTAAAGTGGTGCTGGCTGCTTGTGGCGACATCAAACGAATACTTGATACAACAGTACCAGCCCCCGTAAAAGACATCCACATATTTTCACATCCTGAAATGGCTATGCCCGGCGTTCTTTGCCTGCAAGCCAAACCTTTTGTTGACTATGACACTGCACAACAGGAAATAGAAATATTGAACCAGCAATTGCAATTGCATGTAGACGAACTGAATGGTGTACCCATCATCATATTGTGCGATGATGCAGCGTTCACAGCAGCTTCCATGCACAATTATCTTTGGGTTACTTTCACCCGCTGTAATCCATCACATGATATTTATGGCATCGCCTCATTTACGCTTCATAAACATTGGGGATGTAAGGGACCGCTGGTGATCGATGCGCGTATCAAACCGCATCATGCACCACCACTTGAAAAAGATCCGGCTACTGAAAAAGCAATTGACAGGTTCTTTGCAAAAGGTGGAAGCCTCAATGGATATTAA
- a CDS encoding aldehyde dehydrogenase family protein, with amino-acid sequence MDFLEKLGIQPANAGVSTGSEWLKSKGERIDSYSPVDGLKTGSVTAADEHTYNQVIDKAVTAFHEWRMWPAPKRGEVVRQVGEALRTFKEPLGKLVSYEMGKSLQEGYGEVQEMIDICDFAVGLSRQLYGLTMHSERPLHRMYEQWHPLGVTGIISAFNFPVAVWSWNAALAWVCGNTTVWKPSEKTPLCGIAVQNIIATVFKKNQVPEGVNCLVQGGRDVGEWISHDTRIPLVSATGSTRMGKALNVAVAARLGRSILELGGNNAIIISKDADLDMALLGALFGAVGTAGQRCTSTRRLIIHETVYENFKQKLVKAYGQLRIGNPLDTANHVGPLIDKDAVALYLQSIEQAREQGARFIVEGGVLSGPGYESGCYVKPCIAEASNDFPIVQHETFAPILYLMQYRTIDEAIALQNGVPQGLSSAIMTLNMRETEQFLSHAGSDCGIANINIGTSGAEIGGAFGGEKETGGGRESGSDAWKAYMRRQTNTINWGTQLPLAQGIRFDL; translated from the coding sequence ATGGATTTCCTCGAAAAATTGGGCATACAACCAGCAAATGCAGGTGTTTCAACAGGTTCAGAATGGCTCAAAAGCAAAGGCGAACGCATCGATTCCTATTCTCCCGTAGATGGTCTTAAAACCGGCAGTGTTACTGCCGCTGATGAACATACTTATAATCAGGTAATTGATAAAGCTGTAACGGCTTTCCATGAATGGCGCATGTGGCCGGCGCCCAAACGGGGCGAAGTGGTTCGCCAGGTAGGAGAAGCACTCCGTACTTTCAAAGAACCGCTGGGTAAGCTGGTGAGTTATGAAATGGGGAAAAGTCTCCAGGAAGGATATGGCGAAGTGCAGGAAATGATTGATATATGTGATTTCGCAGTGGGACTTTCCCGTCAACTATATGGTCTGACTATGCACAGCGAACGTCCGTTGCACAGGATGTACGAACAGTGGCATCCGCTGGGTGTAACCGGCATCATTTCAGCCTTTAATTTCCCGGTAGCGGTATGGAGCTGGAACGCAGCGCTGGCATGGGTTTGCGGCAACACTACCGTATGGAAGCCCAGCGAGAAAACACCGCTATGTGGTATTGCCGTACAAAACATTATAGCAACTGTTTTCAAAAAGAACCAGGTACCCGAAGGCGTTAACTGCCTGGTGCAGGGAGGCAGGGATGTGGGAGAATGGATCAGTCATGATACACGCATACCATTGGTATCGGCCACCGGCTCCACCCGTATGGGTAAAGCATTGAATGTTGCTGTGGCAGCAAGACTGGGCAGGAGCATATTGGAACTGGGTGGTAACAATGCTATCATCATATCTAAAGATGCCGATCTTGACATGGCATTATTGGGCGCTTTGTTTGGTGCTGTGGGTACGGCCGGCCAGCGTTGCACTAGTACCCGCCGCCTCATCATACATGAAACGGTGTATGAAAATTTCAAACAAAAACTGGTGAAGGCTTACGGGCAGTTGCGCATTGGTAACCCGCTGGATACGGCCAATCATGTAGGCCCATTGATTGATAAGGATGCAGTAGCACTTTATCTTCAGTCCATTGAGCAGGCGCGCGAACAAGGCGCCCGTTTTATAGTGGAGGGCGGTGTACTTTCAGGCCCCGGTTATGAAAGCGGCTGCTATGTAAAACCCTGTATTGCCGAGGCTTCCAATGATTTCCCCATTGTACAGCACGAAACCTTCGCTCCTATTTTATACCTGATGCAATACCGCACCATCGATGAAGCCATTGCCTTGCAAAACGGCGTTCCGCAAGGTCTCTCCTCGGCCATCATGACGCTGAATATGCGAGAGACGGAACAGTTCCTTTCACATGCGGGTAGCGACTGTGGCATTGCCAATATCAACATAGGTACCAGCGGAGCAGAGATCGGCGGCGCTTTCGGCGGGGAAAAAGAAACAGGCGGAGGACGCGAGAGTGGCAGCGACGCCTGGAAAGCTTATATGCGCAGGCAAACCAACACCATCAACTGGGGTACTCAACTGCCGCTGGCGCAGGGCATCCGGTTTGATCTCTGA
- a CDS encoding LytTR family DNA-binding domain-containing protein produces MIRCIAIDDEPLALQLINEYCGKISFLGLEKVFTNTDEAKAYLNQNPVDLVFLDIQMPDINGIQFYKGLNQKPLVIFTTAYKDFAVEGFNVDAVDYLLKPFEYDRFLKAAYKAKEYLEFLSSQELQLNSIFVKVNYEIMKINLKDIELVEALDDYIKIYIKPNPVLTLMTLKSIQEKLPARDFVRVHRSFIVPLARIEKFSKTKLWIAGKEIPIGSSYSQVYDQLLMISKNK; encoded by the coding sequence ATGATACGCTGCATAGCCATAGATGACGAACCCCTTGCACTGCAACTGATCAATGAATATTGCGGCAAGATATCTTTCCTGGGACTGGAAAAAGTCTTCACCAATACAGATGAAGCAAAAGCATACCTGAACCAGAACCCGGTTGACCTGGTCTTCCTGGATATCCAGATGCCCGACATCAACGGTATCCAGTTTTACAAAGGACTTAACCAGAAGCCACTGGTAATTTTTACCACTGCTTATAAAGATTTTGCCGTGGAAGGCTTCAACGTGGATGCGGTAGATTACCTGCTCAAACCCTTTGAATACGACCGTTTTCTAAAAGCCGCTTACAAAGCCAAAGAATACCTGGAATTCCTCAGTTCACAGGAGTTGCAGCTCAATTCGATTTTCGTGAAAGTGAACTACGAGATCATGAAGATCAACCTCAAAGACATTGAGTTGGTAGAAGCGCTGGACGATTACATCAAGATCTATATCAAACCCAATCCCGTATTAACACTCATGACCCTCAAAAGCATCCAGGAAAAATTGCCAGCCAGGGATTTTGTAAGGGTACACCGGTCTTTCATCGTACCCCTGGCCAGGATAGAAAAATTCAGCAAAACCAAGCTCTGGATTGCCGGAAAAGAGATCCCCATAGGCAGTAGTTACAGCCAGGTCTACGACCAATTGTTAATGATTTCCAAAAACAAGTGA
- a CDS encoding ribonucleoside-diphosphate reductase small subunit — translation MQQEEILLKENKDRFVILPINYPKVWEQYKKHEASFWTAEEIDLGGDLKDWQSLNDGERHFISHVLAFFAASDGIVNENLAVNFMSEVQLPEARCFYGFQIMMENIHSETYALLIDTYIKDPVQKDKLFHAIDTVPAVKKKAEWALRWIENGNFAERLVAFAAVEGIFFSGSFCSIFWLKKRGLMPGLTFSNELISRDEGLHCEFACLLYSMLQNKLSQEQVYEIITDAVKIEKEFITEALPVDLIGMNARLMQQYIEFVADRWVAELGYPKIFNASNPFDFMEMISLEGKTNFFEKRVGDYQKAGVLAGKEAQTFSTDEDF, via the coding sequence ATGCAACAGGAAGAAATTTTATTGAAAGAAAACAAGGATCGTTTCGTGATCCTGCCCATCAATTATCCCAAAGTATGGGAACAGTATAAAAAACACGAAGCCAGTTTCTGGACCGCAGAAGAGATAGACCTGGGAGGTGACCTGAAAGACTGGCAATCGTTGAACGATGGAGAAAGACATTTCATCTCGCATGTACTGGCTTTTTTTGCTGCCAGTGATGGCATCGTGAACGAGAACCTGGCCGTGAATTTCATGAGTGAAGTCCAGTTGCCCGAAGCGCGCTGCTTCTATGGTTTCCAGATCATGATGGAAAATATCCATTCCGAAACCTATGCTTTGCTGATAGATACTTATATCAAAGATCCTGTTCAGAAAGACAAATTATTCCATGCGATAGATACCGTTCCTGCTGTGAAGAAAAAAGCAGAATGGGCTTTGCGCTGGATAGAAAACGGAAACTTTGCAGAGAGACTGGTAGCATTTGCAGCCGTGGAAGGTATTTTTTTCAGTGGCAGTTTCTGTTCTATTTTTTGGTTGAAGAAAAGAGGATTGATGCCGGGCCTCACCTTCAGTAATGAACTGATCAGTCGCGATGAAGGACTGCATTGCGAGTTCGCCTGCTTGTTGTACAGCATGCTGCAAAACAAATTGTCACAGGAGCAGGTATACGAGATCATCACGGATGCAGTAAAGATTGAAAAAGAGTTCATCACCGAAGCGTTGCCGGTAGACCTCATTGGCATGAATGCGCGGTTGATGCAGCAATACATTGAATTCGTAGCAGACCGTTGGGTAGCTGAACTGGGTTATCCCAAAATATTCAATGCATCCAATCCTTTCGATTTCATGGAAATGATTTCCCTGGAAGGAAAGACCAATTTCTTTGAAAAGAGGGTGGGAGACTACCAGAAAGCAGGGGTACTTGCAGGTAAAGAAGCGCAGACATTTTCAACGGACGAAGACTTTTAG
- a CDS encoding ribonucleoside-diphosphate reductase subunit alpha gives MQVIKRNGKRESVKFDKITARIEKLCYGLDRRFVNAVDVAKKVIEGLYDGVATTELDNLAAETAASLTVKHPDYALLASRIAVSNLHKNTTKRFSKVMQQLYECTDTKTGKHLPLLADDVWQIIQDNAELLDSTIIYDRDYGFDYFGFKTLEKSYLLKIDGKVAERPQQMYMRVAIGIHKNDIESAIKTYHLMSERWFTHATPTLFNAGTPKPQMSSCFLLTMKDDSIEGIYDTLKQTARISQSAGGIGLAIHGIRATGSYIGGTNGTSNGIIPMLRVFNDTARYVDQGGGKRKGAFAIYLEPWHADVFEFLDLRKNHGKEEMRARDLFYALWIPDLFMKRVEADGEWSLFCPNEAPGLHECWGDAFEELYTRYEKEGRAKRTVKAQELWFAVLDAQIETGTPYLLYKDAANGKSNQQNLGTIKSSNLCTEIMEYTSPEEVAVCNLASLALPKYVINGQFDHQKLYEVTYEATKNLNRIIDYNYYPVEEARTSNLKHRPIGLGVQGLADVFILLRLPFESDEAKQLNKEIFETIYFAAMTASKDLAKVEGPYETYAGSPVSKGIFQFDMWNAEPTLRWDWYTLKAEVLKYGVRNSLLVAPMPTASTSQILGNNECFEPYTSNIYVRRVLSGEFVVVNKHLLHDLVALNLWNDDMKNEIMLHNGSIQKINGIPDDIKEIYKTVWEIKQRAVIDMAADRGAYICQSQSLNLFVDAPTTAKLTSMHFYAWRKGLKTGMYYLRTKAASQAVQFTVEKQGGKTVEPLVDTHQLSVVEGSAVNDQLLNGGTCTMQEGCITCSA, from the coding sequence ATGCAGGTAATCAAGAGAAACGGAAAAAGAGAGAGCGTAAAGTTCGATAAGATCACAGCGCGCATAGAAAAATTATGTTATGGCCTCGACCGCAGGTTTGTGAATGCGGTGGATGTGGCTAAGAAAGTTATTGAAGGATTGTATGATGGAGTGGCTACCACGGAACTGGATAACCTGGCGGCGGAAACGGCGGCTTCACTCACGGTAAAGCATCCCGATTATGCATTACTGGCCAGCCGCATTGCCGTGAGCAACCTGCATAAAAATACCACCAAACGGTTTTCCAAAGTGATGCAGCAATTGTATGAATGCACCGATACCAAAACAGGAAAACATCTTCCGCTGCTTGCCGATGATGTGTGGCAGATCATACAGGATAACGCAGAGCTGTTGGATTCTACTATTATATACGATAGGGATTATGGCTTTGATTATTTCGGTTTTAAAACACTCGAAAAATCATACCTGCTCAAGATCGATGGCAAAGTAGCTGAGCGTCCGCAACAAATGTATATGCGCGTGGCCATCGGTATCCACAAAAATGATATCGAAAGCGCCATCAAAACTTATCACCTCATGAGTGAAAGATGGTTTACGCACGCTACGCCTACTTTGTTCAATGCCGGAACACCCAAACCGCAGATGAGCAGTTGTTTCCTGCTGACCATGAAAGACGACAGCATTGAAGGTATTTACGATACCCTCAAACAAACTGCCCGTATTTCTCAAAGCGCCGGTGGTATTGGGTTGGCTATTCACGGGATACGTGCTACAGGCAGCTATATTGGCGGCACCAACGGTACCAGCAACGGTATTATTCCCATGCTGCGTGTATTCAATGATACGGCCAGGTATGTAGATCAGGGCGGCGGCAAACGCAAAGGCGCTTTTGCCATTTACCTGGAACCCTGGCACGCAGATGTGTTCGAGTTCCTTGATCTGCGTAAAAACCATGGGAAAGAAGAAATGCGTGCGCGTGATCTCTTCTATGCGCTCTGGATACCTGATTTGTTCATGAAACGCGTGGAAGCTGACGGAGAATGGAGTTTATTTTGTCCGAATGAAGCACCCGGATTACACGAATGCTGGGGCGATGCGTTTGAAGAATTGTATACCCGTTATGAAAAAGAGGGCAGAGCAAAAAGAACAGTCAAAGCACAGGAACTTTGGTTTGCCGTTCTCGATGCACAGATTGAAACGGGAACGCCTTACCTGTTATATAAGGATGCCGCCAACGGCAAGAGCAACCAGCAGAACCTGGGAACCATCAAGAGCTCCAATCTCTGTACCGAGATCATGGAATATACTTCACCCGAAGAAGTAGCGGTGTGTAACCTGGCATCACTGGCATTGCCCAAATATGTGATCAACGGGCAGTTCGATCACCAAAAGCTGTATGAGGTTACGTATGAAGCTACCAAAAATCTCAACCGGATCATCGACTACAACTATTATCCTGTTGAAGAAGCACGTACTTCGAATCTCAAACACCGTCCCATTGGCCTCGGCGTACAGGGACTGGCTGATGTATTCATCCTGTTGCGCCTTCCTTTTGAAAGCGATGAAGCAAAACAACTCAACAAAGAAATATTTGAGACCATTTATTTTGCTGCGATGACGGCCAGTAAAGACCTGGCTAAAGTAGAAGGCCCTTATGAAACCTATGCGGGCTCACCGGTATCGAAAGGTATTTTCCAATTCGATATGTGGAATGCAGAGCCGACACTTCGTTGGGATTGGTATACTTTGAAAGCTGAAGTGCTGAAATACGGTGTCCGTAATTCATTGCTGGTAGCCCCCATGCCTACCGCTTCTACTTCACAGATACTGGGCAACAATGAGTGCTTTGAACCTTATACTTCCAATATTTATGTGCGTCGCGTGCTGAGCGGAGAGTTCGTAGTGGTGAACAAACACCTCCTGCACGACCTGGTGGCACTGAATCTCTGGAACGACGACATGAAGAATGAGATCATGCTGCACAACGGCTCCATACAAAAGATCAATGGTATTCCCGATGATATCAAGGAAATCTATAAAACTGTTTGGGAGATCAAACAAAGAGCAGTGATCGATATGGCGGCAGACAGGGGCGCTTATATCTGCCAGTCACAATCGCTTAATCTGTTTGTAGATGCACCCACCACGGCCAAGCTTACTTCCATGCATTTTTACGCCTGGAGAAAAGGACTTAAAACAGGCATGTATTACCTGCGTACCAAAGCTGCTTCACAAGCGGTGCAGTTCACAGTGGAAAAGCAAGGCGGCAAAACCGTGGAGCCCCTGGTAGATACACACCAGTTATCGGTTGTAGAGGGTAGTGCTGTAAATGATCAGTTGTTGAACGGAGGCACTTGCACCATGCAGGAAGGCTGCATTACCTGCAGCGCGTAA